In Eucalyptus grandis isolate ANBG69807.140 chromosome 4, ASM1654582v1, whole genome shotgun sequence, the following proteins share a genomic window:
- the LOC104429500 gene encoding putative adenylate cyclase regulatory protein, whose translation MLDVSQFVHLRTLDVRNSSKLLEVRGLDKLMYLESLTIESRNSIKRLDLPKFGCLKKLNVDESDEFLDEYNTLAEIQGLDRSEFLERLDIEYCVSIGRLDLPKFGMLKKLEARHCKKLAEIQGLDSLEYLESLDISRCTSIGRLDLPKSGSMKRVNVGWCKKLAEIHGLDRLESLEILEISWCTSIERLLLPKSGSPKRLEARDCKNLVEIRGLDSLEFLEKLNIIGCKSLKTILELSGTQIYRYYQITNGRYFELCPYCTDDSDVE comes from the coding sequence ATGCTGGACGTTTCACAGTTTGTCCATCTAAGGACATTAGATGTCCGCAATAGTTCGAAGCTACTTGAAGTTCGAGGTCTTGACAAATTGATGTATTTGGAAAGCTTGACTATCGAATCCCGGAATTCAATCAAACGGTTGGACCTTCCAAAATTCGGGTGTCTGAAGAAATTGAATGTTGACGAGTCCGACGAATTCTTAGACGAGTACAACACATTAGCcgaaattcaaggccttgatAGATCGGAGTTTTTGGAAAGGCTAGATATCGAATATTGTGTTTCAATTGGAAGGCTAGACCTTCCAAAATTCGGGATGCTAAAGAAATTAGAGGCTCGACATTGCAAAAAATTAGCCGAAATTCAAGGGCTCGATAGTTTGGAGTATTTGGAAAGTCTAGATATCTCTAGATGCACTTCGATTGGAAGgctagaccttccaaaatcCGGAAGTATGAAGAGAGTAAATGTTGGTTGGTGCAAGAAATTAGCTGAAATTCATGGCCTCGATAGGTTGGAGTCCTTGGAAATACTAGAAATCTCTTGGTGCACTTCAATTGAAAGGCTACTCCTTCCAAAGTCCGGGAGTCCGAAGAGATTAGAAGCTAGAGACTGCAAAAACTTGGTTGAAATTCGGGGCCTCgatagtttggagtttttggaaaaattgaatatCATTGGATGCAAGTCGCTCAAAACGATTCTGGAATTATCTGGAACGCAGATTTATCGATATTATCAGATTACAAATGGCAGATATTTCGAACTATGTCCATACTGTACGGACGACTCGGATGTGGAATAG
- the LOC104430211 gene encoding disease resistance protein RUN1-like translates to MWDACGFFPKEGIEVLILMSLIKVEDDHVLRMHDQLRDLGREIVREENQQEPQNRSRLWDYEEVQRVLNHNKGTGKIEGINLSNRPGRIYAEKQFKNLTSLRFLQLDWWAHLSGDFKDLMEELKWLQWQHCPANFEVNNFCVKELAVLDLQGSYINEKWGGWSFFKMAKKLKYLDLSYCRRLENTDFLSAFEKLEVLILGGCTALKRIDASIEDTEGLLCLEPCSSYALHLAGGADAGAERPFLVSPWELPAEIGKLKSLRQLDLSSTPSLSALPNSIGSLENLEILDISSSGIEELPNGIGSLRKLRELRASNCEDLKWILVEIMANLSSLRRLDFIYCDKLQSLPELPSGLTDLRVTCQSRKLPSLSHLAHLKELVVHGCDNLQRHPGASINAIKEFKMLPTDGH, encoded by the exons ATGTGGGACGCTTGTGGCTTTTTCCCAAAGGAGGGAATTGAAGTATTGATATTAATGTCATTGATAAAAGTTGAAGATGATCATGTGCTCAGAATGCATGACCAATTGAGAGATCTTGGTAGGGAAATAGTTCGCGAGGAAAACCAACAGGAGCCTCAAAACCGCAGCAGGTTATGGGACTATGAGGAAGTCCAGAGAGTGCTAAATCATAATAAG GGAACGGGCAAGATTGAGGGGATTAATCTTAGTAATCGCCCTGGCAGAATTTACGCAGAAAAACAATTCAAGAATTTGACGAGTCTAAGATTCCTTCAATTAGATTGGTGGGCACATTTAAGTGGAGATTTTAAGGACTTAATGGAGGAGTTAAAATGGCTTCAATGGCAACATTGTCCAGCGAATTTCGAAGTAAACAATTTTTGCGTAAAGGAATTAGCTGTACTCGATTTGCAAGGAAGTTATATAAATGAGAAATGGGGAGGATGGAGTTTTTTCAAG ATGGCAAAGAAGCTTAAATATCTAGACCTTTCGTATTGTCGACGCTTGGAAAATACGGACTTCCTCTCAGCTTTTGAGAAGTTAGAGGTTCTCATCCTCGGGGGGTGTACTGCACTGAAGCGAATCGACGCTTCCATTGAAGACACGGAGGGCCTCCTTTGCTTGGAGCCGTGCTCGTCCTACGCGCTTCATCTCGCGGGAGGCGCCGACGCAGGCGCCGAACGCCCGTTCCTCGTTTCGCCTTGGGAGCTTCCAGCAGAAATAGGTAAATTAAAATCACTGCGACAACTCGATCTATCCAGTACTCCATCCCTTTCTGCATTACCAAATAGCATAGGGTCTTTGGAGAATCTAGAGATTCTAGATATTTCTTCCAGTGGTATAGAAGAATTACCCAATGGTATTGGGAGTCTGAGAAAGCTCCGAGAGTTACGTGCTTCCAATTGCGAAGATCTGAAATGGATACTAGTAGAAATCATGGCTAATCTTTCTTCCCTACGACGCCTTGATTTTATATACTGCGACAAGCTCCAATCGCTGCCGGAGCTTCCTTCCGGCTTAACAGATTTGCGTGTCACTTGTCAAAGTCGCAAATTGCCTTCGCTTTCCCACCTAGCCCATCTCAAGGAACTAGTAGTTCACGGTTGCGATAATCTCCAAAGGCATCCAGGAGCTTCCATCAACGCAATTAAAGAGTTCAAAATGCTCCCAACCGACGGACATTGA
- the LOC104443313 gene encoding disease resistance protein RUN1-like translates to MHRPIFGRSFAVLVAPVLLSVLAFNFLNKKKTSARRNAEDVGIGTSTSMTASTRNCYEVFLSFRGTDTRKGFTDHLYNGLIDAGIDAFRDNEELRQGENIRPELLAAITNSKILIPILSVNYGTSSWCLDELVQMMECKDKNGQIVLPIFYNVKPADVGHQIGSFGDAFQKREKRLRKRRLDPTILEKWKKALLEVSTLKGYEADGYEAELVKSIVRKVLSELKKKFELNISENLVGIDGHMKEVMEFMNNKSHATLFVGIHGMGGIGKTTLAKAIYNKLSSQFEHRSFIADIRESWKRNGVLYLQNWLIKDILNRENAVHDKDGGINFISSRFKDKKVLLLLDDVDDVDQVRCLASNHDWFSLGSTITITTRNKGVLEEARVDHNYEHEVLDNNQSLIMFSRHAF, encoded by the exons ATGCATCGTCCCATTTTTGGGCGTTCCTTCGCCGTGCTCGTGGCACCGGTCCTTCTCTCTGTGCTCGCGTTCAATTTTCTCAATAAGAAGAAAACTAGTGCACGTAGAAATGCAGAAGATGTTGGTATTGGCACATCCACTTCGATGACTGCATCGACTAGAAATTGTTACgaggtgttcttgagtttcagaggtaCAGATACTCGAAAAGGCTTCACCGATCACCTCTACAATGGGCTCATTGATGCTGGAATTGATGCTTTTAGAGACAATGAAGAGCTCCGCCAAGGCGAGAACATCAGACCAGAGCTTTTGGCAGCCATCACGAACAGTAAAATCTTGATCCCCATTCTCTCCGTGAATTATGGTACAAGCAGTTGGTGCCTGGATGAACTTGTTCAAATGATGGAGTGCAAGGATAAAAACGGGCAGATCGTGTTGCCTATATTTTATAACGTGAAACCAGCTGACGTGGGACATCAAATCGGGAGTTTTGGAGACGCATTTCAAAAGCGTGAGAAGCGTTTGCGTAAGAGACGTTTGGACCCAACGATTTTGGAGAAATGGAAGAAAGCACTCCTTGAAGTCAGTACCTTGAAAGGATACGAAGCCGATGG GTATGAAGCAGAGTTGGTGAAATCGATTGTTCGAAAAGTATTGAgtgaattgaagaaaaagtttgagCTAAATATTTCTGAGAATTTGGTCGGAATTGATGGTCACATGAAGGAGGTTATGGAATTTATGAATAATAAATCTCATGCCACCCTATTTGTTGGCATCCATGGAATGGGAGGCATTGGTAAGACTACTCTTGCTAAAGCCATCTACAACAAGCTCTCTAGTCAATTTGAGCATCGTAGCTTCATTGCTGATATAAGGGAATCATGGAAGCGTAATGGTGTACTTTATTTACAAAATTGGTTAATCAAAGATATATTGAATAGAGAAAATGCAGTTCATGATAAGGATGGAGGGATTAATTTCATCTCCTCCAGGTTTAAAGATAAAAaggtccttcttcttcttgatgatgtggatgatgtCGATCAAGTGAGATGTTTGGCTAGTAACCATGATTGGTTTTCTTTGGGAAGTACGATCACTATCACCACCAGAAACAAGGGGGTTCTTGAAGAAGCTAGGGTGGACCACAATTATGAACATGAGGTATTGGATAACAATCAATCTTTGATTATGTTTAGCAGACATGCATTTTGA